In one Geoglobus acetivorans genomic region, the following are encoded:
- a CDS encoding radical SAM protein, whose translation MKFRRIEAGSYYSYLSEGCRLCRKGAKMVLFITGSCPHNCFYCPISEDRRGKDVVFANERFVENLDDIVDEALSMSAEGVAITGGEPLTNPERVYEFLEIFSHAGLHTHIYTSIPVRESMISKLSEKGLDEIRFHPPELENAEMYEAPLKAAKKSGIEAGFEVPALRFDEVVVKIVNGNDAFLNVNELEFSDSNYRRLMESGWEPGDFYQAIGSKEVADEYARKVDKFHFCSVKFKEIAQFRRRLIRMAFNMPDFYRVTKEGTVICGLVEGNKDEIRKFLIRMNAQFTEVDEGFEVDVGVAEKLKDRFYASIIERYPTAERLILEKDPLR comes from the coding sequence ATGAAGTTCAGAAGGATCGAGGCTGGCAGCTATTACTCCTATCTGTCTGAGGGCTGCAGGCTCTGCAGAAAAGGGGCCAAGATGGTCCTCTTTATAACGGGGAGCTGCCCCCATAACTGTTTCTACTGCCCAATATCTGAGGACAGGCGTGGGAAGGATGTGGTCTTTGCGAATGAGCGTTTCGTGGAGAATCTTGACGACATCGTTGATGAGGCTCTGAGCATGTCGGCGGAAGGTGTTGCGATAACGGGGGGTGAGCCTTTAACAAACCCGGAGAGGGTATACGAATTCCTTGAAATCTTCTCGCATGCCGGATTGCACACCCACATCTATACAAGCATCCCCGTCCGGGAGAGCATGATTTCGAAACTGTCTGAAAAGGGCCTGGACGAAATAAGATTTCACCCTCCAGAGCTTGAAAATGCTGAAATGTATGAGGCACCCCTGAAGGCAGCGAAGAAATCCGGAATTGAAGCTGGTTTCGAGGTCCCTGCTTTGAGATTTGATGAGGTTGTTGTTAAAATCGTGAACGGGAATGATGCATTTCTCAACGTAAATGAGCTCGAGTTCTCCGATTCCAATTACCGCAGGCTTATGGAAAGTGGCTGGGAACCGGGAGACTTTTATCAGGCCATAGGGAGCAAAGAGGTTGCCGATGAATACGCCCGGAAGGTCGATAAGTTTCACTTTTGCAGCGTGAAGTTCAAGGAAATAGCCCAGTTCAGGCGAAGGCTGATAAGAATGGCCTTCAATATGCCTGATTTTTACAGAGTTACAAAGGAAGGGACGGTGATATGTGGACTGGTTGAAGGCAATAAGGATGAAATCAGAAAATTCTTAATCCGCATGAATGCCCAGTTTACTGAGGTTGATGAGGGCTTTGAAGTTGATGTAGGTGTGGCTGAAAAGCTGAAGGACAGGTTTTATGCGTCGATTATTGAAAGGTATCCCACTGCAGAAAGGTTGATACTTGAAAAAGATCCGCTGAGGTGA
- a CDS encoding DUF2551 domain-containing protein, with protein sequence MRAEEIERRLRKYLERDRTGVRKSLIKLLIGGRKYTTGEIHEMLKNQGFELNPRGVSAMVGLMSARLGILKVEMGEKNRYCLKSEYLDLVKNVLTEYDSENL encoded by the coding sequence TTGAGGGCAGAGGAAATTGAAAGACGATTGAGGAAGTATCTGGAAAGAGACAGGACAGGTGTGAGGAAGAGCCTAATAAAACTGCTCATTGGAGGCAGAAAGTATACGACTGGGGAAATACACGAAATGCTGAAGAATCAGGGCTTCGAGTTAAACCCGAGGGGAGTTTCAGCAATGGTCGGACTCATGAGTGCAAGACTGGGCATTTTAAAGGTGGAGATGGGAGAAAAGAATAGATACTGTCTCAAAAGCGAGTATCTTGACCTGGTTAAGAATGTTTTGACGGAGTATGATAGCGAAAATCTATGA
- the uppS gene encoding polyprenyl diphosphate synthase, whose product MIAKIYELRLLRNVRKGEIPKHVAIIMDGNRRYARKRGMPSHMGHFFGSRKAEKVLDWCREIGVRVVTLYAFSTENFRRSEEEKRNIFDLFRKEMNRLLEDPRTHRNRMRVRVVGYRGMLPDDLVEVIERVERKTAGYDRFFLNIAFGYGGRQEIIDAVRNVLRKVREGKIKPDDIDERLISHHLYSDNGYENVDILIRTGGEQRLSNFLPWQCANSITYFVDVYWPAFRKIDLLRAIRTWQSLRARYYKAMV is encoded by the coding sequence ATGATAGCGAAAATCTATGAGCTCAGATTGTTGAGGAATGTCAGGAAGGGGGAAATCCCCAAGCATGTTGCGATAATAATGGATGGTAACAGGAGGTATGCCAGAAAGAGAGGCATGCCATCCCACATGGGCCATTTTTTTGGATCCCGCAAAGCCGAAAAGGTTCTGGACTGGTGCAGGGAAATCGGAGTCAGGGTAGTCACACTCTATGCCTTTTCAACCGAGAATTTCAGGAGGAGCGAAGAGGAAAAGAGGAATATCTTTGATCTGTTCAGGAAGGAGATGAACAGACTCCTTGAAGATCCAAGAACGCACAGAAACCGGATGAGAGTAAGGGTGGTGGGATACAGAGGTATGCTTCCCGACGACCTTGTTGAGGTGATTGAGCGGGTTGAGCGAAAAACTGCAGGATATGACAGGTTTTTCCTGAATATTGCCTTTGGTTATGGGGGAAGGCAGGAAATAATTGACGCTGTCAGGAATGTACTCCGGAAGGTCAGGGAAGGGAAAATTAAGCCGGACGATATTGATGAGAGGTTGATCTCCCACCACCTCTACTCGGATAATGGTTACGAGAACGTGGATATCCTCATAAGGACCGGAGGGGAGCAGAGACTTTCCAACTTCCTGCCCTGGCAGTGTGCCAACAGCATAACGTATTTCGTTGATGTTTACTGGCCGGCCTTCAGGAAAATAGACCTTTTGAGGGCTATAAGAACCTGGCAGAGTTTGAGGGCGAGGTATTATAAAGCAATGGTGTGA
- the prf1 gene encoding peptide chain release factor aRF-1: protein MDSRLKYEFRRKLEELEKFKGRGTELITLYIPPDKNIADVSAQLRNELSQAQNIKSKQTRTHVTAGLEAILQRLKLYRKPPENGMVIISGVIDLGGGREKHITEIIEPPEPVPLYKYHCDSTFYLEPLKEMLAEKKVYGLIVLDRREAAIGILRGKRIELLAYATSNVPGKHRQGGQSSVRFERLREIAIHEFYKRVGDKATEALLPYREDLLGILIGGPSPTKEEFYEGGYLHHELQQKVIGLFDVSYTDESGLYELVEKASDALQELDLMREKKLLNRFMKEVIKDGNAAYGEEEVRKYLSLGAVDTLLVSEDLRYERVRYRCPVCGEEKEVTMKENTDKEMICEKDNVRMEEIERKDVILELAELAEASGAKVEFISGESEEGAMLKNAFGGIAAILRYKPEGW from the coding sequence ATGGATAGCAGGCTTAAATATGAATTCAGAAGAAAACTCGAAGAACTTGAAAAGTTTAAGGGTAGGGGTACCGAACTGATCACCCTTTACATTCCTCCTGATAAGAATATTGCGGATGTCTCCGCTCAGCTTAGGAATGAGCTGAGTCAGGCCCAGAACATAAAATCTAAACAGACAAGGACGCACGTCACTGCTGGACTCGAAGCGATACTGCAAAGGCTGAAACTTTACAGAAAACCTCCTGAGAATGGAATGGTGATCATCAGCGGAGTTATTGATCTCGGAGGTGGAAGGGAGAAGCACATAACTGAGATCATTGAACCTCCCGAACCCGTGCCTCTCTACAAGTATCACTGCGACTCGACATTTTACCTTGAACCTCTGAAAGAGATGCTTGCCGAGAAAAAGGTATACGGATTGATTGTGCTGGACAGAAGAGAGGCGGCAATAGGTATCCTCAGGGGCAAGAGAATAGAACTTCTTGCATACGCAACTTCCAACGTTCCCGGGAAGCACAGACAGGGTGGTCAGAGCAGCGTGAGGTTTGAAAGGCTCAGAGAGATTGCCATCCATGAGTTCTACAAGAGAGTTGGAGACAAGGCAACGGAAGCTCTGCTTCCCTACCGGGAGGACCTGCTTGGGATTCTAATTGGGGGGCCCTCACCGACCAAGGAGGAGTTTTACGAGGGAGGTTACCTCCACCACGAGCTTCAGCAGAAGGTTATCGGGCTGTTTGACGTCAGTTATACTGATGAAAGTGGCCTCTATGAGCTTGTGGAAAAGGCAAGCGATGCGCTGCAGGAACTCGACCTGATGAGGGAGAAGAAGCTGCTGAACCGGTTCATGAAGGAGGTTATAAAGGACGGGAATGCAGCTTATGGTGAAGAGGAGGTTAGAAAGTATCTGAGTCTGGGTGCAGTTGACACTCTGCTGGTTTCTGAAGATCTGAGGTATGAGAGAGTCAGGTACCGATGCCCTGTCTGCGGAGAGGAGAAAGAGGTTACCATGAAGGAAAATACTGATAAAGAAATGATCTGTGAAAAGGATAATGTCAGGATGGAGGAAATCGAGAGAAAGGACGTCATTCTTGAGCTTGCCGAGCTTGCGGAGGCAAGCGGAGCTAAAGTGGAGTTCATTTCAGGGGAGTCAGAAGAGGGCGCCATGCTTAAGAACGCATTTGGGGGTATTGCAGCCATTCTCAGGTACAAACCAGAGGGATGGTAA
- the argS gene encoding arginine--tRNA ligase, with protein sequence MFRLFYDEVKKATGFEDKFLRESEHADLASTVAFKLAKEQKRKPQEIAEELVEDFEFSGDYIGKIEIVNGYINFFASEEFFEDTVNAVLDEDFRYGELKLGGEVLIEHTSANPDGPLHIGHIRNSIIGDTLARIFRKAGIDVVTQYYVNDMGRQAAMAVLGVKRYGLGEGKPDHEVARAYIRINADAEEDEGINQDVEKLMIEYEQGNEEAIKLFRDVIGKALEGIKETLETLNVEHDGYVWESEFIRNGYVDRIFEMLEEKGLLEQDGVHYIDMKRFGFDKDVILRRENGTTLYITRDLAYHLWKNENYERFVNVLGADHKLIAKQLSAVLEAIGLRPPETVFFEFVSLPEGSMSTRKGKFISADELIEKTLVEAEKILADRDFDAEEKERVARAVAVGALRFDFVRVSPEKPMTFDWKKALDFERQTASYIQYTHARACSIMRKAVENGYADLEFSYEHMDEVERSLILLLSKFSYVLERVVNTLRPNVFAEYVMDVAERFNDFYHRNPVLVEDSHLRMHRLAIVDATRIVLRNGLELLGIEALERM encoded by the coding sequence ATGTTCAGGCTGTTTTATGATGAGGTTAAAAAAGCAACCGGGTTTGAAGATAAATTTCTGAGAGAAAGCGAGCATGCAGACCTTGCAAGCACAGTTGCGTTTAAACTTGCAAAAGAGCAGAAAAGAAAGCCCCAGGAAATTGCCGAGGAGCTTGTGGAAGATTTTGAATTTTCAGGGGATTACATTGGTAAAATTGAGATAGTCAATGGCTATATCAACTTCTTCGCCAGCGAGGAGTTTTTTGAAGATACTGTTAATGCCGTGCTGGATGAAGACTTCAGGTACGGAGAACTGAAGCTTGGGGGAGAGGTCCTTATAGAACACACGTCTGCAAACCCCGATGGGCCGCTGCATATCGGCCATATAAGAAACTCCATAATTGGCGACACTCTCGCAAGAATTTTCAGAAAGGCTGGCATTGATGTTGTGACTCAGTATTATGTCAACGACATGGGAAGGCAGGCCGCAATGGCCGTGCTGGGAGTTAAAAGATACGGTCTTGGCGAAGGAAAACCGGATCACGAGGTTGCAAGGGCATACATAAGGATCAATGCAGATGCTGAGGAAGACGAAGGCATAAATCAGGATGTGGAGAAACTGATGATCGAGTATGAACAGGGAAATGAGGAGGCAATCAAGCTGTTCAGAGATGTGATCGGCAAGGCTCTTGAGGGTATAAAGGAAACACTTGAGACGCTCAACGTCGAACATGATGGATATGTGTGGGAATCGGAGTTCATCAGGAACGGTTATGTCGACAGGATCTTTGAAATGCTTGAGGAAAAGGGGTTGCTTGAGCAGGATGGAGTCCATTACATCGACATGAAGAGGTTCGGGTTTGACAAGGATGTTATACTCAGGAGGGAAAACGGGACCACTCTGTACATAACGAGAGACCTTGCATACCACCTCTGGAAGAATGAAAATTACGAAAGGTTTGTGAACGTACTCGGGGCAGATCACAAGCTCATAGCAAAACAGCTTTCTGCAGTTCTTGAGGCGATAGGGCTTAGGCCTCCAGAAACTGTGTTTTTTGAATTCGTATCTCTGCCGGAGGGGTCAATGAGTACAAGGAAAGGCAAGTTCATCTCGGCGGATGAACTTATTGAGAAGACTCTGGTTGAGGCAGAGAAGATACTGGCCGACAGGGATTTTGATGCGGAAGAGAAGGAGAGGGTGGCAAGGGCTGTGGCGGTCGGTGCACTGAGGTTTGACTTTGTCAGGGTTTCGCCAGAAAAGCCCATGACCTTCGACTGGAAAAAAGCTCTGGACTTTGAGAGGCAGACTGCGAGCTACATTCAGTACACCCATGCCAGAGCGTGCAGCATAATGCGGAAAGCAGTAGAGAACGGCTACGCTGACCTCGAATTCAGTTATGAGCACATGGACGAAGTGGAGAGATCTCTGATTCTCCTCCTTTCGAAATTCTCGTATGTGCTGGAAAGAGTCGTGAACACTCTGAGGCCGAACGTGTTTGCCGAGTATGTCATGGATGTCGCCGAGAGATTCAATGATTTCTATCATCGAAATCCTGTTCTCGTTGAGGACAGTCATCTGAGGATGCACAGGCTTGCCATTGTTGATGCCACGAGGATTGTGCTGAGAAACGGTCTCGAACTTCTTGGAATTGAGGCTCTGGAAAGAATGTAG
- a CDS encoding amino acid permease, which yields MQRSVQVSLSRDLSFFDITMIGIAGMIGAGIFALTGIAAGIAGPAILFAFLLNGLIATLTGLAYAELGSSLPQAGGSYLWIKEAMGKFPGFLAGWVDWAAHTIACALYAVTFGAFFAELVIGFAGIPLPRPALAKLSAFLMITFLAYVNYKGAKESGKLGGIVTILKVMILVVFALFGIYKTFTYPDWLGSYTPFMPNGVSGVLAAMGLTFIAFEGFEIIVQSGEEVKNPERNIPRAIVVSLWTAVAIYILVAFSLLGAVKADEPSWMFLGKLAELSLVRVADGIMPFGGYMILAGGIISTISAMNATIYSSSRVVFALSRTGYLHRIFSDINQKTRTPHYAIFFSYIIVAVSSLAPIETVASAASFMFIILFILVNLSLVVLRLRRPDIKRSFKLPLAHVLSIVAIVSQLVVSYYLITQLEHGLLVFAITLAWIFLGAFVYFAYSEKEMEKRIQEELVTVYSEAPVERKEFTILVPVANPVIAKKLVRFAEIIARQRDGAVIVMSVVKAPMQTPPSALRGEVKEAKELVENLISGLTVPSGGIVKVGHSIAEAVIAASEEVDADLIVMGWRGRTFRKDAVLGSTIDPVLMKAACDVLVVRFEYGEHVPDFKTILIPAAGGPHVELACEIAGNIARERHGMVKLIHVGRSAEERKKAEKVFEKLAEMLEGIDVETEYVVDSDPALRIARESEKFDLTIIGASERTFLYNFLRGLFPEKIIENTGRTVAVTRKWVRFVK from the coding sequence GTGCAGCGGAGTGTTCAGGTGTCTCTGAGCAGAGATCTTTCTTTTTTTGACATAACGATGATCGGAATTGCCGGGATGATAGGTGCCGGCATTTTTGCATTAACGGGCATAGCAGCTGGAATTGCTGGGCCGGCAATACTGTTCGCTTTCCTTCTTAATGGGCTCATTGCGACGCTTACGGGTCTGGCGTACGCAGAGCTTGGGTCATCCCTTCCTCAGGCTGGTGGAAGTTACCTCTGGATAAAAGAGGCGATGGGCAAGTTTCCGGGATTTCTGGCAGGCTGGGTTGACTGGGCAGCCCATACAATAGCCTGTGCCCTTTACGCAGTTACGTTTGGAGCCTTCTTTGCTGAACTTGTTATCGGTTTTGCAGGCATCCCCCTTCCAAGACCAGCTCTGGCAAAACTCTCTGCCTTCTTGATGATCACTTTTCTTGCCTACGTTAACTACAAGGGTGCCAAAGAGAGCGGAAAACTTGGTGGAATAGTGACGATTCTAAAGGTTATGATTCTGGTGGTTTTCGCATTGTTTGGCATTTACAAAACGTTCACGTATCCTGACTGGTTGGGATCATACACGCCATTCATGCCAAACGGAGTTTCGGGAGTTCTTGCGGCCATGGGTCTCACGTTTATTGCGTTCGAGGGCTTTGAGATAATTGTCCAGAGCGGAGAGGAGGTTAAGAATCCGGAGAGAAACATTCCAAGGGCCATAGTTGTCTCACTCTGGACTGCTGTTGCAATTTACATCCTGGTTGCATTCTCTCTGCTTGGTGCTGTGAAGGCAGATGAACCAAGCTGGATGTTTCTCGGAAAGCTTGCTGAACTCAGTCTTGTGAGGGTTGCTGACGGAATAATGCCCTTCGGTGGCTACATGATTCTGGCGGGAGGTATTATCTCCACGATAAGTGCCATGAACGCAACAATTTATTCATCCTCGAGAGTTGTGTTTGCGTTAAGCAGAACCGGTTATCTCCACAGAATTTTTTCTGACATCAATCAGAAGACCAGAACTCCACATTACGCGATATTTTTCAGCTACATCATTGTTGCAGTCTCTTCTCTGGCACCCATTGAAACTGTGGCGTCTGCTGCAAGCTTCATGTTCATAATTCTGTTCATCCTTGTGAATCTGTCCCTTGTGGTTCTCAGGCTGAGGCGTCCGGATATAAAGAGAAGCTTTAAACTTCCTCTGGCCCACGTTCTGTCCATAGTGGCGATAGTCTCCCAGCTTGTGGTTTCATATTACCTGATAACTCAGCTGGAGCACGGCCTGCTTGTATTTGCCATAACGCTTGCCTGGATATTTCTCGGGGCGTTTGTTTATTTTGCATACTCGGAAAAAGAGATGGAGAAGAGAATTCAGGAAGAACTTGTTACCGTTTACTCAGAAGCTCCGGTTGAAAGAAAAGAGTTTACGATCCTTGTACCTGTTGCAAATCCGGTCATAGCAAAAAAGCTTGTCCGGTTTGCCGAGATTATCGCCAGGCAGAGGGATGGAGCGGTAATCGTCATGAGTGTTGTTAAAGCCCCAATGCAGACACCACCTTCCGCACTGAGGGGTGAGGTTAAGGAGGCAAAGGAGCTCGTTGAGAACCTGATATCTGGTCTCACTGTACCCTCCGGGGGGATTGTCAAGGTGGGACACAGTATTGCTGAGGCAGTGATAGCAGCCTCGGAAGAGGTCGATGCAGACCTGATTGTCATGGGCTGGAGAGGGAGGACCTTCAGAAAGGACGCAGTGCTGGGTAGCACCATTGACCCTGTCCTGATGAAGGCCGCATGTGATGTCCTCGTTGTCCGGTTTGAGTATGGAGAACATGTACCTGATTTCAAGACGATTCTCATTCCCGCCGCCGGTGGCCCGCACGTCGAACTCGCCTGCGAAATAGCAGGAAACATTGCAAGGGAAAGGCACGGGATGGTAAAGCTGATTCACGTTGGAAGATCTGCTGAAGAGAGGAAAAAGGCGGAGAAGGTGTTTGAAAAGCTCGCTGAAATGCTGGAAGGTATAGATGTTGAGACCGAGTACGTGGTGGACAGCGATCCTGCCCTGAGAATCGCCAGAGAATCTGAAAAATTCGATCTCACGATCATTGGGGCGAGCGAGAGGACCTTCCTTTACAACTTTCTGAGAGGTCTCTTCCCCGAAAAAATCATTGAGAATACTGGCAGAACTGTGGCCGTAACGAGAAAATGGGTGAGGTTTGTTAAGTAA
- a CDS encoding minichromosome maintenance protein MCM encodes MLSSPAIWREFFQNYYQDELNKIAGRISTGSFGVRSINVDVLSHLTIFKEGTLAEELFSNPDKVIDDARRGIELTDNIYDVKLENCIPRFFNLPLARRILIRDLRAEHISRFVAIEGIVRKVTEVRPKIVEAAYFCGNCGKKVKVYQEEGVLKPPYECPACKSKRFTFVPEESVLIDSQRIKIQEYPENLKGGEQPQSIDVYLEGDISGIINPGDRVVINGIVRANPRGQGMKKLTHMDLFIEGNSIEILQQEYEEFEITEEDKKKILELAEDEGIYRKIVGSIAPSIYGYEDIKLAIALQLFGGVPKRLPDGTEIRGDIHILLVGDPGVAKSQLLRYVHRIAPRSVYTTGKGTTTAGLTATAVRDEVDGRWTLEAGALVLADKGIALVDEIDKMRAEDRSALHEAMEQQTISVAKAGINAVLKARCALLGAANPKYGRFDKYQPIAEQINLSPTLMSRFDLTFVLTDDPDVERDKALATHILKTHKLGEKLEKMKNVSSEYTRQSLEAEIQKVTPAIEPDLLRKYVAYAKRTVFPVLTEEAERRIVEFYVGMRGKAKENSPVPITARQLEALIRLAEASARIRLSDRVEVEDVERVIRIIRKSLEQIAMDPETGEIDIDYAYSGTSKTQRDRIMVLKKIIEELEKEYDKGVPEEQIFDEAEKQGIDKVKTRELLIKMRERGEIYCPRPDHYRVVHNY; translated from the coding sequence ATGCTGAGCAGTCCCGCAATCTGGAGAGAGTTCTTTCAGAATTACTACCAGGATGAACTTAACAAAATAGCCGGGAGAATTTCAACTGGGAGTTTTGGAGTCAGAAGTATAAACGTGGATGTCCTGTCACACCTCACAATCTTCAAAGAGGGTACTCTTGCAGAGGAGCTTTTCTCAAATCCAGACAAGGTAATCGACGATGCCAGAAGAGGAATCGAGCTTACAGACAACATTTACGATGTTAAACTCGAGAACTGCATTCCCAGGTTTTTCAACCTCCCGCTCGCAAGGAGAATACTGATAAGAGATCTGAGAGCGGAACACATATCCAGGTTCGTGGCAATAGAGGGGATAGTAAGGAAGGTTACGGAGGTAAGGCCGAAAATTGTTGAGGCGGCATACTTCTGTGGCAACTGCGGCAAGAAGGTTAAGGTCTATCAGGAAGAGGGTGTTCTGAAGCCTCCTTATGAGTGTCCGGCATGCAAATCCAAACGCTTCACGTTTGTGCCAGAAGAGAGCGTGCTTATAGACAGCCAGAGAATAAAAATCCAGGAATATCCGGAAAATCTGAAGGGTGGAGAGCAGCCGCAGAGCATCGATGTTTACCTGGAGGGAGATATTTCAGGGATCATAAACCCCGGAGACAGGGTTGTGATAAACGGCATCGTGAGAGCCAATCCGAGAGGCCAGGGGATGAAAAAGCTGACCCACATGGATCTCTTCATCGAGGGAAATTCAATAGAGATTCTGCAGCAGGAGTACGAAGAATTCGAGATAACGGAAGAGGACAAAAAGAAAATTCTCGAGCTTGCTGAGGACGAGGGAATATACAGAAAAATAGTGGGGAGTATTGCACCATCAATTTACGGATACGAGGACATAAAGCTCGCAATAGCCCTGCAGCTTTTTGGCGGCGTGCCCAAAAGACTCCCGGACGGGACGGAGATCAGAGGAGATATTCATATCCTCCTCGTGGGAGATCCGGGAGTTGCAAAGTCTCAGCTTTTGAGATACGTCCACAGAATAGCACCGAGAAGCGTTTACACCACTGGAAAGGGAACAACCACAGCCGGACTGACGGCAACTGCGGTGAGAGATGAAGTCGATGGCAGATGGACTCTCGAAGCCGGTGCGCTCGTTCTTGCAGACAAGGGTATCGCGCTGGTGGACGAGATAGACAAGATGAGGGCTGAAGACAGAAGCGCTCTGCACGAAGCAATGGAGCAGCAGACGATCAGCGTTGCAAAAGCGGGTATCAATGCTGTTCTGAAGGCAAGATGTGCCCTCCTTGGAGCTGCAAACCCGAAATACGGCAGATTCGACAAATATCAGCCAATAGCCGAGCAGATAAATCTGTCTCCAACCCTCATGTCAAGGTTTGACCTGACCTTCGTCCTTACTGACGATCCCGACGTCGAAAGGGACAAAGCCCTTGCCACCCATATACTGAAAACCCACAAACTCGGAGAAAAGCTCGAAAAAATGAAGAATGTTTCAAGCGAATACACAAGACAGAGCCTTGAGGCAGAGATTCAAAAGGTTACACCGGCAATAGAGCCAGATCTGCTCAGGAAATACGTTGCCTACGCCAAAAGGACTGTTTTTCCGGTATTAACAGAGGAGGCTGAGAGAAGAATAGTTGAGTTCTACGTGGGAATGAGAGGAAAAGCCAAGGAAAATTCCCCGGTTCCGATAACAGCAAGACAGCTTGAAGCACTCATTAGGCTGGCCGAAGCATCTGCAAGAATCAGACTTTCCGACAGAGTCGAAGTAGAGGACGTTGAAAGAGTAATCAGAATAATAAGGAAGAGTCTCGAACAGATAGCGATGGACCCTGAGACAGGAGAGATCGACATAGACTACGCATATTCCGGCACGTCAAAAACGCAGAGAGACAGGATAATGGTTCTGAAGAAGATAATAGAGGAGCTCGAAAAAGAATATGATAAAGGAGTCCCGGAGGAACAGATTTTTGATGAGGCTGAGAAGCAGGGAATAGATAAGGTCAAAACAAGAGAACTGCTGATAAAAATGAGAGAAAGAGGAGAAATCTACTGCCCGAGACCGGACCACTACAGAGTCGTCCACAATTACTGA
- a CDS encoding histone deacetylase family protein: protein MKIVFHPEFYRVYTADPAAEEGRMEAIISELKDYEIVEPGKAEKEDILLVHTERHYEWVRNETGVYDVAVLAAGGAILASEIAFEEPAFAAVRPPGHHASPNSAWGFCYFNNIAIAVRKLIIWGKIKSAAIVDFDLHFGDGTANTFRDNERVSYFHMKGGDVNGIAEFLESSEYDIVAASAGFDRAKEDWGGILDRGDYTEIGKILKEYSEYRCNGRRFAVLEGGYNHAVLGKNVKAFLRGLE from the coding sequence ATGAAAATCGTGTTTCATCCAGAATTTTACAGGGTTTACACGGCAGACCCCGCTGCTGAAGAGGGCAGAATGGAGGCAATAATAAGCGAGCTGAAAGACTACGAAATCGTGGAGCCTGGAAAGGCCGAAAAAGAAGACATTCTTCTTGTCCACACCGAACGGCATTATGAGTGGGTCAGAAACGAAACAGGAGTTTACGATGTGGCTGTTCTTGCAGCAGGTGGGGCAATTCTTGCCTCGGAGATTGCATTTGAGGAGCCGGCTTTTGCCGCCGTACGCCCTCCCGGGCACCACGCGAGTCCAAACAGCGCATGGGGGTTCTGCTATTTCAACAACATTGCAATAGCCGTGAGAAAGCTCATCATCTGGGGAAAGATCAAGAGTGCAGCAATCGTGGATTTTGACCTGCATTTTGGTGACGGGACTGCAAACACCTTCAGAGATAATGAGAGGGTGAGTTACTTCCACATGAAAGGCGGAGATGTTAACGGCATTGCAGAGTTCCTTGAAAGCTCTGAATATGATATTGTTGCCGCTTCCGCTGGATTCGATCGTGCAAAAGAGGACTGGGGAGGTATTCTCGACAGGGGAGACTACACCGAGATAGGCAAAATTCTGAAGGAGTATTCTGAATATCGGTGCAATGGCAGGAGATTTGCAGTGCTTGAAGGAGGATACAACCACGCAGTTCTCGGGAAAAACGTAAAGGCATTCCTCAGAGGTCTCGAATGA